The Streptomyces sp. NBC_01244 genome contains a region encoding:
- a CDS encoding ABC transporter ATP-binding protein: MTATDPSAADTARLTAPKTFQALYAHFRPHHKAVSLAALLTLIGAGSGLLQPLATKVLVDRLGSGETISRILLALTALVVLGAVLQALGAYVLERIAESVVLAARRTLVGRLLRLRLTEVERHQPGDLMSRVTSDTTLLRAVTTQALVNGATGVVTLVAAIVMMAFMDAVLLGVTLSVGVLIGGAVGLVMPRIAQATERAQEAVGEVSSVLERIFGALRTVKASGAEQRENAVADAALQRSWRHGVTSAKWEAVAEGSVGLAMQLSFLAVLGVGGARVASGAIPVSTLIAFLLYLFYVIEPVERLVQAASAYQEGSAAIARIDEVERLETEPLDQEHPERPGTSAAACGPAAVRFEDVGFRYRDDLPPVHHQVDFEVCSGGMTAFVGPSGAGKSTVFALIERFYETTGGRVLIDGKDVRDWSLPELRGAIGYVEQDTPVLAGTLRENLIFAAPDAADQDIHDVLVRAKLDTLVDRLPQGLETPVGHRGTKLSGGERQRIAIARALLRKPRLLLLDEATSQLDAVNELAVRDVITQAARTTTVLVVAHRLSTVTHADRIVVMDAGRVRAVGTHMELLDQDSLYARLAATQFLGPAR, translated from the coding sequence ATGACCGCGACCGACCCATCGGCCGCCGACACCGCACGACTGACCGCCCCGAAGACGTTCCAGGCGCTGTACGCCCATTTCCGACCGCACCACAAGGCCGTCTCGCTCGCCGCCCTGCTCACCCTGATCGGGGCCGGGAGCGGGTTGCTGCAGCCCCTGGCCACGAAGGTCCTCGTGGACCGGCTGGGCTCCGGCGAGACGATCAGCAGGATCCTCCTGGCCCTCACCGCGCTCGTGGTGCTGGGCGCGGTGCTCCAGGCGCTCGGCGCGTACGTGCTGGAGCGGATCGCGGAGTCGGTCGTACTGGCCGCCCGCCGCACCCTGGTCGGCCGGCTGTTGCGGCTGCGCCTCACGGAGGTCGAGCGGCACCAGCCGGGCGACCTGATGTCCCGGGTCACCTCCGACACGACGCTCCTGCGCGCCGTCACCACCCAGGCGCTCGTCAACGGTGCCACCGGCGTCGTAACGCTGGTCGCGGCCATCGTCATGATGGCCTTCATGGACGCCGTGCTGCTCGGCGTCACCCTGTCTGTGGGCGTGCTGATCGGCGGGGCCGTCGGCCTGGTGATGCCCAGGATCGCGCAAGCCACCGAGCGTGCGCAGGAGGCGGTCGGGGAGGTCTCCTCCGTCCTCGAGCGGATCTTCGGTGCGCTGCGGACGGTCAAGGCCTCAGGTGCCGAACAGCGCGAGAACGCGGTCGCCGACGCGGCATTGCAGCGGTCGTGGCGGCACGGCGTGACGAGTGCGAAGTGGGAGGCGGTGGCGGAGGGGTCGGTCGGTCTGGCCATGCAGCTGTCGTTCCTCGCGGTGCTCGGGGTCGGCGGAGCACGCGTGGCCTCCGGAGCGATCCCCGTGTCCACTCTGATCGCCTTCCTGCTCTACCTCTTCTATGTCATCGAGCCGGTGGAAAGGCTGGTCCAAGCGGCCTCCGCGTATCAGGAGGGATCAGCGGCCATCGCCCGGATCGACGAAGTAGAGCGGCTCGAAACGGAGCCCCTGGACCAGGAGCACCCCGAGCGCCCCGGAACATCGGCGGCGGCCTGCGGCCCGGCGGCGGTCCGCTTCGAGGACGTGGGTTTCCGCTACCGCGATGACCTTCCGCCCGTCCACCACCAGGTCGACTTCGAGGTGTGCAGCGGCGGCATGACGGCCTTCGTCGGCCCCTCGGGAGCGGGCAAGTCGACCGTCTTCGCGCTGATCGAGCGGTTCTACGAGACGACCGGAGGCCGGGTTCTGATCGACGGCAAGGACGTCCGGGACTGGTCGCTGCCGGAGCTGCGGGGCGCCATCGGATACGTGGAGCAGGACACGCCGGTTCTGGCCGGGACGCTGCGGGAGAACCTGATCTTCGCGGCGCCCGACGCGGCCGACCAGGACATCCACGACGTCCTGGTCCGGGCGAAGCTGGACACGCTGGTGGACCGCCTGCCGCAGGGACTGGAAACCCCGGTCGGACACCGCGGTACCAAGCTGTCGGGCGGCGAGCGGCAGCGCATCGCGATCGCCCGCGCCCTGCTGCGCAAACCCCGGCTCCTGCTCCTGGACGAGGCGACCTCGCAGCTCGACGCCGTCAACGAACTGGCGGTACGCGACGTCATCACGCAGGCAGCCCGAACCACCACCGTCCTCGTCGTGGCACACCGCCTCTCCACGGTGACCCACGCCGACCGGATCGTGGTGATGGACGCGGGGCGGGTACGAGCGGTGGGCACCCATATGGAACTGCTCGACCAAGACAGCCTGTACGCACGCCTGGCGGCCACCCAGTTCCTGGGGCCGGCACGGTGA